TTCATATTTGTCCAAGGACATTAGTTTAGAAATGCTCCAGTAATGTGTTCTTATTTGCTAGAAAATAGTTGGGATCTAATGAGTACTTTTCTACATGGAGGGCCTCAAAGGGAGTCACCTTAGTTTCTTTCTTGGATAACGAGTCATTAGATAGTTTAACAATCTGGCAGTGGAACTGGAGTTTGCTCATCAAACTATTCCACCTTAACTTTTCTTTGTTCAACAATTTACCTATATAGAttataaaaaaagagaagggataaaTAAATATACTAGACTTAAATTAGAGAATTCAGATTAAAACTCAGctgcttttattttcttaaaaaattgcAAGCTTTATATATGACTACGAAAAATGCCTCATGTGAGAATTACTGGGTGGACTGTCTTAATGCCTCGGTTCGACTCTGTTTACCAGTTTCACCTTGAGAAATCTAATTCTTTACAGCTAACTTTTGAGCTAGTCATAATCTTCTGATATAGGAAGACCAGACATCTCTTCTTCCTAATTGGTGGGGCGTTTgtgttttattctttttcttttccatagTGCCAACATGAAGGTTGATGCATGCATGACTtctgaaaaattacaaccctctctctctctctctcctcttttcctgaacattaaattgctctcaacaACTACTGGAATATGGTTATCACCCACTGAATGACTCATATCTTTAGCAACTACTTTCATATTCCATTAAGCGTTTTAGAGGTCTTGTAACCTTGGTCCATGAGAGTGATATCTGATTTGTAATCGGCATGTGGGATGGAACTCTGATTCATATGATTGtgaattttgagaaaaataaaaatatggatGCAAGCTAAAGGTAAATTTACACATATACATCTTATACGCATTCTTATTTCTTAAGACTCTATGCagttttttttatcaatttttaccatgaaattacCAGGTCATGCCAGGTCCCTTCCCTGTTCTGTCAGACTTTTATAAAATCCAGTTTCTATCACTATCCAATTGTCCAAGAAACAAAAGGAAATGACAGATTATGTAATCCTATGGAATTTTTATCACAACCGGCCCTCCAGGAAACAAAATGGAAGGACTATGAAACCTTCTCTCTGCACAAGaatctttctattttttcttttctttctttttttttttgtatgtgcaCATAGGCTAGGGGCAATAAAAGAACAATTTTTGTCTGACTAGAGTTGTGGTATTTAACTTTAGGTGAAGGTTATGTGCGATTCGAGACCAATAGTTCAAAGAATGCTTGATTCTTTCCTAAACAAATTTTTTCCATCAGGGTATCCTTACAGGTAATCTTTTGCTCTAGCTATTTCCTTTGATAAACATGAATTAGTGTAGTGTGATAGTAGGTGAAGGTTGTTACCTGTTAATCTTGTTTTTGCTATGCAGTGTGAATGAAGGCTACCTGACTTATACGCAATTCCGTGCACTTCAGCACTTCTCGAGTGCTGCACTATCCGTCTTATCAACTCaggttttttctattttttcttttttttcttaaataatgCTAATCAGTTTTTGTTTCTTCGTGACTTGAAAGTCATGCACATGGTAGCTTTTTGTGAAATCCTAACAAAATACTTTAAATCAACTATACAAACAAGTTGTTATCTTTATCAAATTGCAGAGTAAAATAGTTAATTTGTAGCTTTACTTTAATGGCTTTGTAGCATACCTTTGGACTGACAACCAATGTGGGCTCTGGCTCAGTCGCTGCTATTTGCTGCAGGATTGCGACCTACTCCTGCACAAGCAACTGCCGTGAGTTGGGTAAGAAATATATAATGGAATTAAAAAGACATTTTTAAATTGCTTTTTCAACAATCTATCCCATTACCTATTGTTTCTCTGCCAGATTTTGAAGGATGGGATGCAGCATGCTGGAAAGCTTATATGTAGCAATATGGGTGCAAGAATGGATTCAGAACCAAAAAGCTGGAGAATACTTGGTGGGTAATttggatctaactatattcatTAATATAACAACAATgcaattctttttccttttcatctTGAGGCTTTTCTCCCATTTTGCTGACTATATAGTGCTTTGCTTATGGTCTTGTAGCTGATGTGCTCTATGATCTTGGCACTGGTCTGGACGTTCTTTCACCATTATGCCCGCATCTTTTTCTTGAAATGGCTGGCTTAGGCAATTTTGCAAAGGTacatgttttctttttatgtgattgttttgcatcatcatcatcatcatattcAGTGGTAATGGTTGGTATGCACCTCTGCCTTCATCTCTTCATTATGTCTCTAGAAAGTTCAGGTCTTTTACCATGTTTTGATTACTAATCTTAGCCCATTGGGTCCATAACTTACGCGACATAAGGACATTATGTTGCAATTTTATCATATAGAACTCTCATTTTCTGTAGTTAAAACCAAGTTTCATCCCACATTAGTATTTCTGTAGTGGATAATAAAATCTTTTGTATATTAATTTGCAGGGATTGGCAGTTGTTGCAGCAAGAGCAACAAGGTTGCCTATATATTCATCGTTTGCTAAAGAAGGTAATCTTAGCGACTTATTTGCAAAAGGAGAGGCCATCTCAACCCTTTTCAACGTTGTTGGGTTAGGAGCAGGCATTCAGTTGGCATCCACAGTTTGTTCATCAATCCAAGGAAAGGTATCTTTTTTCTAACCAACCTTTATTTATGTTTTTCAACTCCAGAGAGTGATATCTATGATAttatctaatcaaagacatgccAATTCCATTGCTAGTTGtcttatacatacatacatacatgtatgtatgtatattatgTCTGTGTGTATATAGCATCTGTTTCTTGCTTTTATCCTTAATATCGTTTAATTGAGAACTATTGTATTGGAGGCTATTCAAAATCAGTTTAATTTATGGAGGTAACGGACAAGAAGCTTGTCATTTTTGTGTGTCAAATGAACAATTATTGTGCAATAATATGGAAATTCATGTTCTCTTCATTTCAAATTTTGGCATCTATTGTGGCAAAATGATTTCAACATTGTACTTGTTTATGTACCTAAGGCCTCGGCATGACAGTAAGATTGCTCCATCGTGACATGGAGGTCACGGGTATGAAACACAGAAACAACCTTTCCATATGTGGGGGGAAAGGTTGCATACATCTAACCCTTCCTAGACTCTGCAACGACGGAAGCCTCGTGCATTGGGCTGCTTTAAAGGAAACTTCCTAGAGAAAACGGCATTTTGTTGAAGGGCTCTTGTAATGTCCTTGTAGAATCATGTTCCTGAGGATTCATGTTATGCCCAAACAGAAAATTGCACGGATAGGAACTTTTCCTTCTTATCATGAAATCTTTGCTACTTTGATTAGCATAatgaatatgtattaatactGTTATTTCTATCAGATATATGTATTGCCCTGTAGATGGATGTCACATCATAATAATGTATTTTTTCAATGTATACAGTATGGTAGAAGGACCATATGTTTGAGTACTATAGCATGCACTGtctatcataaattttattgtaCACTTGCCAACTTAAACTACAGATCATGGTATTTGCTTTGCTACATATTTAAGGATCAAAAATATTATAGCTTATAAGGTCCTTGTTTGTAGTGACTAGTGAGGCATTTCTTGCTTTAATACTAGCCAATTACTTATGAAATGAACAAAGAATATACTGAAAAAGCAGCTAGATGCCCTTTACAGTTTAGCGGTTTAACTGACCTTATtaacaaaacaattttgagctaCAGGATAATATAAAACTGAAGGAATTGATTTCACCAAATCAATTGTAGCAGTTTTGACAATTTCTCCTGTTCTTCCTGAGACCAGATCAGAAGGTTTTTGCTCCAGTATGGTCCAGTGTTTAAAGTTCCAACCAACATCACTTTGTAATGGATGTGGATGATaatgctttatttttttttcttgtttgtaATTTTCTGTGTTAAGAAATCTGTTATTAACCAATcagaaatgaaagaaagaagcttATGGAAACATTGCTTGGTGGTATATAAATAGTGCTCTAGAGAAGCAAAAAATGTATCTTAACTATATTGCAAATGGCCTGTTGCATGGCAACAGTAATGAACTGGATCCAATAAGGCGAAGAAGGCCAGACTTGCACTTAACATTAACATGAGTATATGTTACATCCATACATAGAAAAAGTATGTACTGTCCATATATCACTGAAATATGTAAATTTGATATGGGGCACCCCTCAAACACAAAGCACATTCTAGGTCAAGATTTCATTTGGTAGAATTTAATTATATGATACTATAAATCCTAAAAAAGCTTCAATATTCTCGGCAAGACTATAGGAAAGTGATTGGTAAACAAAATAACAATTGATCTTATATTGCTTTGGCTTCGTGGAAACTAGAACATTGGTGACTTGAGTAGCACATGGGTTCCAATAATATAATAAAGTGGAAAACTTAGCAGTGTCAGCAAGTCAAAGATGAAGCCAAACAACTCACAttggaaaagaataaaattagcTTAAGTGTCGTAGTGGTCGATGATGCCTGCTTACTACATAAAGGCCCATCAGTAAAACATACTTACTACAGGGATGTTATTTGGCTGGAAGCTTGTAATCCGATACTTATCATGATTCATTATGAGAACTCCTATCTGAAATTTGCAATGCCGTTCCATTAATTGTGTTTTGACATACCTACAGTTGATAGCGGGTCCTGTGCTTTCTGCCATACACATCTATAGCGTAGTAGAAGAGATGCGAGCAGCTCCTGTCAACACACTAAATCCCCAGAGGACGGCCATGATTGTAGCAGATTTTGCCAAGGTGCAAAACAGTCCTTTTCATTCAACCTACTCTGCATGTCTATGTTTGATCCTTACTGTTGCATTCCAAATCAGAATGGAAAAGTTTCCAGCCCAGCTGACTTGAGATACCGAGAAAATCTTCTCTTCCCTGACCGCATAATAGAGGAAGCTGGAAGTGTGAAGGTTGGGCAGCCACTCCGCAAAGTCTTGAATAAGTCTTCAAAGCTTGAGGAGCTTCGAGAAATATTCCCAAAGGAGAAGTTTCTGATCAGCTGCAACAACAAATGGACGGATCTGGTCCTGGAGCAAAGTGCGACAGGGGAGGATGCATTGAGGGGGTGGTTGGTTGCCGCTTTTGCTGCGGACATGGAGAAGTTGGGCCTTGGATCTAGCCAGACTGTTCTCCCTGCGGCCTATGGGAAGATGGAGAGTATCTTCCCTTCATTTCTATCTGAACTGAAGACAAGAGGATGGCACACCGATCAGTTTTTAGATGGAAATGGCAGCAGATTTGCATTTTAATGCATGTGCCATCTTCTTATTTCAGTTTCAGGATGAAAGCTAGGAACCCATTTTAGTTTAAGGTGTGTTTTTTTAATCTCACACCAGTTTTGGCATTAGTAAGGGTCTCAACATCCTCCTTTTCTGGTGAGAGTTGTAACTTCACCATGTTGTGCATTCTGCAAttatttttatacatattttgAGGACATGTACATATTGAGTTGACTGTATGGAagctattttcttttcatacatgAAGCATTGCCATAGTTACAAAATAATACTCAGCTCTTTTAAAAAATGTTTCCACATATTCACGAACTACtaattttttgagttttttgagttattctctttgaatttgctcttatAATAGCCTGGGTGTGTGAGAAtatgaagaaaattagaaacATCATGGAAGTTCCACACAGTTTTTTAATTCTTTGGTTAAACTGTCTCAACTCTCAAATAATCGAACTTTTTACCAACTGATACCAATTCATAATTTATGCAAATTTGTCAAATAAGTAATTTTACAAATCATCATATACTAGAGGACTTTCTTTTGATGCTTATTCCAGGCTCTCAACATACATAGaccatttattttttcattttctctatccgtatattatttttatataatttgttCCCTACCGTCGCTTGGTGATATCATGAATTTTGTGACAAT
Above is a genomic segment from Phoenix dactylifera cultivar Barhee BC4 chromosome 2, palm_55x_up_171113_PBpolish2nd_filt_p, whole genome shotgun sequence containing:
- the LOC103708441 gene encoding protein root UVB sensitive 2, chloroplastic isoform X1; this encodes MDFILGVIRGPKKKEAEKEAVRRPDFWIETSDSVSHLCSFDADGRLSVKVMCDSRPIVQRMLDSFLNKFFPSGYPYSVNEGYLTYTQFRALQHFSSAALSVLSTQSLLFAAGLRPTPAQATAVSWILKDGMQHAGKLICSNMGARMDSEPKSWRILADVLYDLGTGLDVLSPLCPHLFLEMAGLGNFAKGLAVVAARATRLPIYSSFAKEGNLSDLFAKGEAISTLFNVVGLGAGIQLASTVCSSIQGKLIAGPVLSAIHIYSVVEEMRAAPVNTLNPQRTAMIVADFAKNGKVSSPADLRYRENLLFPDRIIEEAGSVKVGQPLRKVLNKSSKLEELREIFPKEKFLISCNNKWTDLVLEQSATGEDALRGWLVAAFAADMEKLGLGSSQTVLPAAYGKMESIFPSFLSELKTRGWHTDQFLDGNGSRFAF
- the LOC103708441 gene encoding protein root UVB sensitive 2, chloroplastic isoform X2, which codes for MCDSRPIVQRMLDSFLNKFFPSGYPYSVNEGYLTYTQFRALQHFSSAALSVLSTQSLLFAAGLRPTPAQATAVSWILKDGMQHAGKLICSNMGARMDSEPKSWRILADVLYDLGTGLDVLSPLCPHLFLEMAGLGNFAKGLAVVAARATRLPIYSSFAKEGNLSDLFAKGEAISTLFNVVGLGAGIQLASTVCSSIQGKLIAGPVLSAIHIYSVVEEMRAAPVNTLNPQRTAMIVADFAKNGKVSSPADLRYRENLLFPDRIIEEAGSVKVGQPLRKVLNKSSKLEELREIFPKEKFLISCNNKWTDLVLEQSATGEDALRGWLVAAFAADMEKLGLGSSQTVLPAAYGKMESIFPSFLSELKTRGWHTDQFLDGNGSRFAF